AGATTTAGAGGCTAGTGACGATATTGTCCAAAGAAGAGACAATGTGCTAGCATGCTCAAgtttaggaatttttttatttctttggatgcaaattatattattttttcggAAGCAGATTCTAATATCTCTAGAAGCAGTGTCTGATTGATGGAAACAACAATATTTTATTGGTTGGGGGCAATTCCATGTTACACTTGACAGAATTTTTTGGCCGTTGTATTGTCTATGTGTAGCAAACAATATACACTGATATATTGTACATAAATTATGACTAGATCAAAGCAATCATCCGCTGGCATGGAATATTTTCTCGGTGTGACTAAGTTTGTATTTTTCTGCTATATACAACTTGTTTCATGCTTCCGTGGATGCTTGCTTCGAGTACATTTTTTCTCTACCTCATACAACTTGCTTTCTTGTTTCAATGGACGCACATGCTTTGAATTTGATCACGACGCTCTCGGTCCACAGCGGCTGCTTGCTTGTTCAATATATAAACCACGTAAGGAAGCACACGAATAGTAGAGTGAAGCAAGTATTATTGTGAATACATATCGTATGATATGAATCATGTTAATTTATGTCGACGTGGAAGCAAAATTTTGGCGACCAGAATGGAGCAAATATTTAGGTTGTAGGAAACAAAATATTAGGATGAAGCACTATGATTTTGACAACGAGAAAGAAGCAAATAACTCCGCCATTGGAAACATGTTATACGAGCTGATGAAGCATGTTAATTTTCAGTCTATGTGGAAGCAAAACAATTAGTCAACGGAAGCATAGTTTTGGTGCATTGAAAATGAATAAAAACTATTTTTTTGGgtgtaaaaataaattttatttgcaTTGCAATGTTTGGTACATTGGATGCAACGTTGGCCTAATAAGCAAACAAACAGCATGGGTGCGGATTCTTATTTCGCCAGATTGATTATTTTCCGTtcaaattcagaatttgtttcctAAGATATGTTTTCCTTCCTAAAATCATGGATGAGTAACCTCGGGACTGAAAGCCTCTTAGGAAGCAAAGAAAAATTTAGGAAACAACAGTCCCGTTTAAACTGCgaagcattttattttatttggaagCAACGATCTTGATTTGGAAGCATTGATCCTCACGGTTGGAAAAAAAAGCTTATGGAAGCAACGATCTTGATTTGGAATCAAAATTTGTTTCCATTGCAATTTTCTTTCGGGAAGCAAGGATCTTGATTAGGAAGCATTGGTCCTTACGATTGGAAACAAATAAAATAGCTTAATCAATCATCCCTTGATTTCGGAAGTTGTAAGGAGAAAATAGGAAAGAAATTAATCGCAGTTAATGCCAAATCCTGCATGCAAACTAACTCATGTAGGAATTCAGCTAGCAGATCGGACGATGTGCATGCTTTCAATCGGATGGCCACAAACTAGTCTGATAGGTAGCAAATATCAGTAGTCTGATGCCTAGTGCTTTCCTTTTAATAAAGATCCTAGTTCAcataaaaaattaggaaaacgctTGCAGCCGGACCACGGGCTAACTTTTCGGCCGGTCCTGCACTAATGACGCGTGCGTCCGTGTGGACCCACGTCCAAAACTGCAAAGCACTTCTCTCGCGCTTTTATACTTATCGCTTTTGTCTTATCGCTTTTGTCGTCTTTTCTCTTCCCTGTTCTATcgttttcccctctctctctctccaattgTTCCCCCAACTCTCTCAAGCCACCATGGGCACGCCGGTGACCGCGCTGGCTTTGAGCCGACAGCCCACATGGAGGTGGCGAGCCTAGGGGGTTGCAAGCGGTGTTAGGGTAAGCTGCAACCAGTGTTGAGGGTTGCAACCATGGACGGAGAGcatggggcgtgtttggttgcctgtgtgaggtccaaccaggcccgcgcgggaaggaTTCGGCCTGTTTGGTAGCCCGCATACACTATTGGGCCTGCATCGCACGCTTCTTAAAGCACATCAGGGCCTGGCTCACTGGGAACGcacgaatcggcagtttctccagggccaggcccgagcggtgcACGTGGGCGGGTGTGGCTGCACGCGCGCGGCCACGCTCGAGAAGCCGCGTTGCTTCCCGAAGCATCGAcagttattagcctcaccgcccctcaccgctccctctccccactcttccccactctcccaactctcaccggcggcggcggatcggagcagaggaagaagaccaccgggctccatcaccggcggcggcggatcggagcagaggaagaagaccaccggactccccaatggcggtaagcacttctctctcttcGACATGAACGCTAGATTCGATCCACGGCGATAGATTCGATCCACGGCGGACgggaatggggaatagaggtagCTAAGCATAGGGGTAAATCATACTAGTTCATAGCAGTTCATACGAGTTCATACATAGCAGTTCATTCATGCAAGATCAGTAGATTTAGGGATTGGGGGATAGGGGAATAGGGGGGAAAGGGGGTACAGAACGGACACCGGCTGACCGCGGCAGCCGTCACCGGCGTGCAGAGCGGCTGGTCGAGccgctggccttcatcttcttcttcatcgccgtgcgggccggcgggtcgtcctcgtcgtcctcggcggagtcgaggtcgatctgccaGGTAGGACGGACTGGCTCCGGCGCCCTAGCTGGCATGTGcaccgcctcttcttcctcctccttagacTCCCCGCCGATGATCGCTGGCGGCGCGATACCCGTCTCCCAGTACACTGCGGCACGGCGGTCATTAGGAGCAAAGTAGGTCTTGTACTTGTGCCACTTCTTCCTCTGTTTAGGGTCGTCGGAgacggcctgattcatggcccagcgaaGGATGTCAACTGCCATCGCGCCCTTCGCTGGGTCAGGAATCAGCGTCTTCAGCTTATCTTGAGTGGCCTTCATGAGCACGGCATTGGATTCGTTCTGCATGGCCGGCATGGAgccgaagttcgagcacacctccatggtgttctcgaacttggtcCGGTCACCAGCCGtccacccgaggaagaaggccctccagccaataccccaagggaaggggttgccgttggagctggagctagagctcatggcgatggggaggaggaaggttgacagtgagagaagagagggggtgggtaaatagtggtgggcagggtgagtaaatatagggggtggagaggaggagaagagtgacagTCATGCCGTTTTAACTGCAAGCTCTTGAATTAGCCATGAACTCTGTGCAATGCCTGACTCCATGACTTGTGTGCAGATCGAGGATAGCAATGAGATGGGCACGGAGGTGCTCCCGGCCGTTGACAgcaagggcaagcagccccttcaCCCAATGCCTGACGAGGTTGAGCTGCCGCCCACCGCCGAGGAAGACCCGAAGACGCCTGAGGGTGGCGACGACGAGGGCATGGAGGAGCCCCCCAGCAACAAGCGCCGCAACTACGGCCACTACCATCAGGAggatggcccaactcacttctgcaaggtcatccttgcaccgaagcttgagtgcatccccatgcccctggacttcaccaagcactttgtcgcggtgccgacggagttcaagctcaggaacaacaccggctgctcctggaaggtgacggtcaagctgatgaacggcagggtgaccctggatcagggttgggccacctacgcagccgttcatcagatcaagatcggctacatggtgacgttcaagctcctcactcccgacaccctcaaggtcatcatcttcgatGACGATGGCATTGAGGTCGTCAACAAGTGCGGGAAGCACGACGAAGCCTTCGCCGCCAAGGAGTAGGGCCGGGGCCTCCCTAAGTACTATGGAGTCTGCTATGGTTTATGCGTAGAACTGTCATGAACTGTCGTACTGCTTATATCTGAATTATCTAGTTGATGCTCTGTTTATACTCTGTTGTGCTTATGATGTGTGCTGCCAAAGTATGgtggtaacctcaccaactagccaaagaggttaccacacatcaggccttgcatacaaccaaacaccatCCCTTGGGTTTGTGGactaacatgcaggcaaccaaacaccaggcagtgtggttcagcccatgcaggtaagagggcatgcaggcaaccaaacaacatgcataTGGTGCATTTGAGGCTGCATTTGCATAGCCAGGTTGGGTGGAGAAGTGTATGCGATGCGGGTACTGTAGCacacggcaaccaaacacgcccatggTGACCGTGGGACGCCCAGGACATGGTGGAGCCGCTCCGGGAAACAACCGGCGTCACCGTTTTGCTACATGCTTCAACCGCGTCGCAATTTGCACTACCAGCATCACACTCTGCTATAGCTCAGACGCACGCCCCCCAAGCATCACCATGGAATACACTCCATCCATCCATCTAGCTCCACTTCGGCGAGCAAACCTGCATCCCTGGAGGTTGCAACCAGCTGAGCCAAACGCTGCAACCGTTGTTGAATTTTGCTACTACCGATGACGGATTTGCTACATCCATCACGGTGGAGCTGCGACCTACTACAGCGGTGTTTTTTTTGTTGCAACCGTCTCGGATTTTGCTACTACCGATGAGAGATTTTCCTACATTCTATTAGACTTTGTATTGTAGCCTTATTGTGTAATCCATACCATATTGGTATAGGACTTGTATGacaccattatatatatatatatatgtgtgtgtgtgtgtgtgataggccACCCCATAAAGGGTTGAGCCAGTTCCCCCAAAACCTACGTTTTACATGGTATCGAGTCTAACCTAGGTCCTCTACTCCACCCGCCGTCGCCGAACCACcgaaaccctaaaccctagggtTGCTGCCACCGGCGCCATGACTGCTTCTGCTTCGGGCGCCGCCAGCTCCGGGTCAATCCCCGTGTTGCTTGCCGCCCTCCTCAACCTCCCACCTCGCCCTGGCTTCGTTCGTGCCTCAGTTCTTCGGCACCACCGCCGTCGGCTCCATGTTTTCAGCGCCTATCCCGCCGTCACCGCCCGCGATGGCCTCAACACCAgtcgcaccgccgccgcccgcgatgGCCCCCTCTAGATCCTCCTCGACACTCGCCATCATCCCGGCGACCTCGGGGGAGGCACTGCCCACGGAGCCACTCGCGTCCTTGCTCACGACACCACCCGCGGCCGTGATCCCGCTCGTTCCCGTGCCGCCACCCGCGACATCAGTCGCGGCAGTGGTTCCAGCCGCGGCTCCGCCGACCGTCGCCCCTGCTGCTAGCATCATCACGCCCGCCGGGCCCTTCCACTTCGACAACTTGATCGCCATCAGACTCACGCCGGACAACTACCTGTTCTGGCGCGCCAACGTCCTACCGCTGCTCCGCAGCCGGCCTCTCCTAGGGTTTGTGGACGGTTCGCTACTCTGTCCTCCGCAGGTCATCCCCACCGTACACGGCCCGGCCATTAACTCGGAACACCGTATGTGGGTGCAGCAGGACCAGGCGATCCACTCTGCCATCCAGGGCTCCCTCGGCGACGGGGTCACCGGTCTCTGCTACctaccgcgttggttttcccttgaagaggaaagggtgatgcagcaaagtagcgtaagtatttccctcagttttgagaaccaaggtatcaatccagtcggaggctacgcgcaagtccctcgtacctacacaaacaaacaagaacctcgcaaccaacgcgataaaggggttgtcaatcccttcacggccacttgcgaaatgagatctgatagagataataagataagattatttttttggtatttttatgatatagattggaaagtaaagattgcaaaataaagtagatcggaaacttatataatggaaatagacccgggggccataggtttcactagtggcttctctccagatagcataagtattacggtgggtgaacaaattactgtcgagcaattgatagaaaagtgcatagttatgagaatatctaggcatgatcacgtatataggcatcacgtccgcaacaagtagatcgaaacgattctgcatctactattattactccacacatcgaccgctatccagcatgcatctagagtattaagttcataagaacagagtaacgcattaggcaagatgacatgatgtagagggataaactcaagcaatatgatataaaccccatctttttatcatcgatggcaacaatataatacgtgccttgctgcccctgctgtcactggcaaaggacaccgcaagattgaacccaaagataagcacttctcccattgcaagaaagatcaatctagtaggccaaaccaaactgataattcgaagagacttgcaaagataaccaatcatacataaaagaattcagaggagattcaaatatttctcatagataaacttgatcataaacccacaattcatcggatctcgacaaacacaccgcaaaaagagttacatcaaatagatctccaagaagatcgaggagaacattgtattgagattcaaagagagagaagaagccatctagctaataactatggacccgaaggtctgtggtaaactactcacaactcatcggagaggctatggtgttgatgtagaagccctccatgatcgattccccctccggcggagcgccggaaaaggctccaagatgggatctcacgggtacagaaggttgcggtggtggaaatagggtttcgtggtgctcctggatgttttcagggtaggtagatatatataggcgaaggaagtcggtcaagggagccacgagggtgggggcgcgcccacccccctagggcgcccctccctgcctcgtggcttcctcgtgtgtttcttgacgtccactccaagtctactggattgcgtttgttccaaaaataactcccccgaaggtttcattccgtttggactccgtttgatattccttttatgcgaaacactgaaataggcaaaaaaccgacaatttgggctgggcctccggttaataggttagtcccaaaaatgatataaaagtgtacagtaaagcccataaacatccaaaacaggtaatataatagcatggaacaataaaaaattatagatacgttggagacgtatcaagcatccccaagcttaattcctgctcgtcctcgagtaggtaaatgataaaaacagaatttttgatgtggaatgctacctagcatatttctcaatgtaattttctttattgtggcatgaatgttcagatccaaatgattcaagataaaaatttaatactgacataagagtaataatacttcaagcatactaacaaagtaatcatgtcttctcaaaataacatggccaaagaaagttatccctacaaaatcatatagtctggctatgctctatcttcatcgcacaaaatatttaaatcatgcacaaccccggttttagccaagcaattgtttcatactttagtattctcaaactttttcaatcttcacggaatacatgagcgtgagccatggacatagcactatatgtggaataggatggtggttgtggagaagacaaaaaaggagaagatagtctcacatcaactaggcgtatcaacgggctatggagatgcccattaatagatatcaatgtgagtgagtagggattgccatgcaacggatgcactagagctatgagtgtatgaaagctcatcaaaataaactaagtgggtgtgcatccaacttgcttgctcacaaagacctaaggcattttgaggaagcccatcattgaaatatacaagccaagttctataatgaaaaattcctactagcatatgaaaatgacaacataggagactctctatcatgaagatcatagtgctactttgaagcacaagtgtggaaaaggatagtaacattgtcccttctctctttttctctcatttttttaattttggtgggcttctttggcctatcttttttatttgggcttatttggcctcttttatttttcataaagtccggagtctcatcccgacttgtgggggaatcatagtctccatcatcctttcctcacttgggacaatgctctaataatgaagatcatcacacttttatttacttacaactcgagaattacaactcaatacttagaacaaaatatgactctatgtggatgcctctggcggtgtaccgggatatgcaatgaatcaatagcgacatgtataaaagaattataacggtggctttgctacaagtacgatgtcgactacatgatcatgcaaaagcaatatgacaatgatggagcgtgtcataataaacggaacggtggaaagttgcatggcaatatatcttggaatggctatggaaatgacataataggtaggtatggtggctgtttttaggaaggtatatggtgggtgtatggtaccggcgaaagttgcgcggcacaaaagaggctagcaatggtggaagggtgaaagtgcgtataatccatggactcaacattagtcatgaagaactcatatacttattgcaaaaatctacaagttatcaaaacgaagtactacacgcatgctcctagcaGAAGGgttgtaggagttaaccatcgtgcgatcccgacctccacacataaggaagacaataaataaataaatcatgctccaacttcatcacataacggttcaccatacgtgcatgctacgggaatcacaaacttttaacacaagtattcctcaaattcacaactacccaactagcatgactctaatattaccatcctcatatctcaaaacaatcatcaagcatcaaattgatcatagcattcaatgcactctatatgatagtttttattatactcaacttggatgcccatcatattaggactaatttatagacaaagcaaataccatgctgttctagaagactctcaaaataatataagtgaagcatgagagatcaataatttctacaaaataaaaccaccgccgtgctctaaaaagatataagtgaagcactagagcaaaattgtctagctcaaaagatataagtgaagcacatagagtattctaataaactccgattcatgtgtgtctccccaaaaggtgtgtacagaaaggatgattgtggtaaactaaaaagtaaagactaaaatcatacaagacactccaagcaaaacacatatcatgtggtgaataaaaatatagctccaagtaaagttaccgatagacgaagacgaaagaagggatgccttccggggcatccccaagcttaggcttttggttgtccttgaatttaccttggggtgccttgggcatccccaagattaggctcttgccactccttattccatagtccatcaaatctttacccaaaacttgaaaacttcacaacacaaaactcaacagaaaatctcatgagctccgttagtacaagaaagcaaaccaccactttaaggtactgtaatgaactcattctttatttatattggtgttaaacctactttattccaacttatatatggttcatacccccgacactagctatagattcatcaaaataagcaaacaacacacgaaaaacagaatctgtcaaaaacagaacagtctgtagcaatctgtaactttcgaatacttatggaactctaaaaatcctacaaaaataaaaagtcctaggcaatttgtatattaatcttgtgcaaaaagaattaactaaaaataacgtttatgtgatttattaaaattattctcgtgcatacaaaagtttctgtttttcagcaagatcagatTAACTATcgcccaagatgatcctataggttctacttggcacaaacactaattaaaacataaaaccacatctaaaaagaagctagatgaattatttaatactaaacaggagcaaaaagcaaggaacaaaaataaaattgggttgcctcccaacaagcgctgtcgtttaacgcccctagctaggcataaaagtgagaatagatctaagtattgacatctttggtattcaattcataagtggctctcataatagattcataaggtaatttgattttatttctaggaagtgttccatgcctttccttaatggaaattgtaatctaatatttccttccttcatattaataattgcaccaatcgttctaacgaaaggtctactaagaataataggacatgaaagattgcaatctatgtcaagaacaataaaatctacgggcacataattcctatttgcaacaataataacatcattaatccttcccataggtttcttaatggtagaatccgcgaggtgcaagtttaaggagcaatcatcaaattcacataaacctaacacatcacacaaagtttttggaatcgtggaaacactagcacccaaatcacacaaagcatggcattcatgatctttaattctaattttaatagtaggttcccactcatcataaagctttctagggatagaaacttctaattcaagttttccttcataagattgcatcaaagcatcaacaatatgtttggtaaaagctttattttgactataagcatgaggagaattcaacacggattgcagcaaggaaatacaatatactaaagaacaattatcataattaaattcctttaaatccaaaatagtgagttcattgctatgtaaagttttgacctctccaatctcacttttaccaaattttgcatcaagatctaaaaactctgaatcattgggacgccttttaactaaagttgactcatctccagtaccatcattatcaagattcatattgcaaaacaaagatttaataggagacacatcaatcacttttagatcttcattattattatcatgagaactagaagaacacgctcttacaacactagtgcagaaccgggctttagcgccggttcgtaagggcctttagtgccggttctacaaccggcactaaagagtggagactaaaggcccccccccctttactaccggttcggcacgaaccagcgctaaagagccaccacgtggcacgagccaggcccgggtgctggtagaccattagtaccggttggtaacaccaaccggtactaaatgtttggggggattttggttttattttttattttccattaattttgtgtttttccatttaattcttttttgtttgctggtattttgtgttatgcatatatataaatagattttctcgtacaaccgcatatatatatatatataaatatatatatcatcgaatgtctcacaaccaacaccattaattattcacacatacacatgtatatatatacaatttctcctagaTGTTGTCTTGGTGCCtttggagcacgatgacaagtggttcatgggggcggtagcgggtaatagtattctcctttgggatctatgacctggtcgagcaaaaatcccgctatttcctcttgaagtgctagtatgcgctccgttggtaggagcttttCCCGCACGTCAcagaactgttaagaaggagatcaatatcgATAATCATGTAAAAATCATGAATAGTGTTATGTGAAACGTACCCATTGTTgtctatcagatttgctcctttcggacgccatcatgcgaatgttctcgcaaacgtagaatgcacacacatCACGCCCCGACGCCTGCTGCATGGACCTTACGAGAATTGAATTTAATcaggtaataattaatcaagcatgataattaattaatggtattgaaacaagaattaaagagatggtagctagctagctagctggtactacttaattacttaccttgggtcgataccaaaacaacttttttttctccattttcctggagtcaccttgatgaactttgcccaagccctgcccaccggaaaagaaaattaataaaggggttattaaatagttcatatcaggaaatgacgaacctaaataggccaagatatagttaataatgattgaaattacctgttgactatccccttcacggtgGAGTAGTCACTttcttctttaagtagtgagtccagtacttcaacttttccttcctcaactttaatgtctaccaagatccagtggaaactgcatgcgcacacatttgcatgtcttaattaagcgggcgtgtgcacaacactaatcaactaccctaaaccctatacacttaattaagcgggcatgtgcacagtaagcaaaaacagaatttgtagtacaagacagtgtgactcacaggaagttgtaagaaagtagtatatattcattggtattgaggcgcttcaagaactctagcatgctttcctctaaacttgtTCGATAAAATTCATcattccatgtgtattcattaatggtatttgggtcaatgaacccaatgccatagcgtccagattttttcatttcatacaccttcatcctgcataataccacagaaaagaatatagtgaggataatgaCAGGTAATGatagattgatcaaaatgatcactacacagctagcttgagacttaaattatagaaagaaatcacttatagacaatagcaactgacgatagatttgtcaagtgcatcttgattgaataactgaaatagttctgaatactcaacggacacagctttctcatgaaagtaatgctcctccttgacattcaccatgagggactctcgattggaagtcttggtaatgttcatgtaccattgatgcaattcatacattctcgttgggaggttcttgacctcgtctggctcgaccaaaggttggccccggacatatttccgttttatttcctcctctctaagcggagacatgggctcgatttcgaggagttgtccaacagtgatattgagcatttcagcctgcattttatgctcctcggttattaccacattgcccagctagggaacgttaacggtttgcccacatatatatagggcgcGCGTAcgctcatgtgttgttggcacaacaagcggggggatcgattgcgccgcctgttctcccagccggggaacggttttcccgcattttttgacagctgcttgttggctcgagctcgagctctcttctctctatagttgtgctcgatgtgccttcctgatttggcgctcatagtctcagtcaacaggcttgggagctggttttcttgccatatgaataaagtggtcaataaCTTTCTCacgcactttctcccttggcggcggtgccggtgtcggtccaaaatgggcgtccacttcggcccgcactacggcttcgttttgctccttggtcatgtcgtaaggcctcagaggaagaggagcgaggcttggaccatatttatatcgcttgtctccgcatgTACCTCCTGTACtgcctcgactcgtaccgctacgcaccatagctgcggcgtgtctcttctgcgattgctgagacggcggagacagCTGAC
This DNA window, taken from Triticum aestivum cultivar Chinese Spring chromosome 1D, IWGSC CS RefSeq v2.1, whole genome shotgun sequence, encodes the following:
- the LOC123167562 gene encoding putative B3 domain-containing protein Os03g0621600, with the protein product MAIEDSNEMGTEVLPAVDSKGKQPLHPMPDEVELPPTAEEDPKTPEGGDDEGMEEPPSNKRRNYGHYHQEDGPTHFCKVILAPKLECIPMPLDFTKHFVAVPTEFKLRNNTGCSWKVTVKLMNGRVTLDQGWATYAAVHQIKIGYMVTFKLLTPDTLKVIIFDDDGIEVVNKCGKHDEAFAAKE